The genomic DNA AGCAAAAGCCTGAGATAAGCGCTGGTCGAGCGGTGCTCAGCTATGTGACAGTCTTTGCTTGTACGTTGCTGATCGCGAGGTTTATCGTCGACTTGGCGCAATACGGGATTCTTATTCGGAAGGAATCTTGGCTCACTGCAAGTGCCTGGATTGGGCCGGTTGGTTTCGCGCTGATTGGATGCTTCGCCTACTGGTATAGAACGCGACGCTGAAGTTCCTGATCCACCTAATCGTCAGCCTGACGATTATTTAGTCATGTCTTCATTCTCGCAAAGGAATCGTGATCGTGAAACGAATTCTTGCACTTGCTGGAAATGTATCTGATGAATAGTCGGCAGTTCCTCCTAGTTTCCGTTGCTTTCTGTGTTTCATCGTGTACACCTCTAGCGGGAGTGCAAGAAGAGGGGGATGTTGGCGGAAATGTTCCGGAGTTTTCTGGACCTCACGCTAGTCAGATGGCAGAAGACTATCGGACATCAGATTCTCCATTCTTTCGACAGGTGATTGCTGACGGTCAGGTTACTGAGGCGGAGTACTGGGAAGCAAGAGATCGTGAAAAGAAATGCTTGATTGAACAAGGCTTCACAGGGGTGGAATTCTTAGCTGATGGGACTTCCTCCGTTGATGTTTGATCAGATATTTCGGATGACGAGCAGATGGAAATCATCGACACTTGCTCAAAAGAAATCGGAAGCGATCTGATCTCTATTTGGTATCACCTCTTGACGACCAATCCAGATAATGTCAACTGGCCCTCTGCTCAGCGCGATTGTTTGGTCAAGGCGGGGGTGCTTGAACCTGGTACAACCGTTGAAGAAATGAACCGGTGGTACGACGAGAAAGGCAAAGGTTCCGATAGTCGCGCAGCGTACGTCTGTAGTGAGGATGCTCTAGGGAAGCTTGGCTTAAAGTAAGAGCGCAGCGCTTTTCACCTCGGCTTATCGACGCCTATCCACGCCGCACCGGGGAGAGTGTCAGAGTGCTTGTGTTGGTCAGCTGTGGATGAGAGTAGACACGTCGATTGAGTGGGAACTGAAAAAGTCAACTTAGGCGAAAGAACACGGAAAACGTGACAAACATGTACACACAAGCTCCGCGTTCAATTGATCGCGTGAGTTTTCCGGTTGGTTCAACAAAAAGAAGACTCGCGACATGGGCGGGCCCATGTCGCGAGACGTCGCAGCAAGACAGCCGGCAGCATGAGAACTCTCGTGCTTGCCGGCCGTTGACGATCACCACCGGTTGTGAACGTGTTCCCGGATGTTCTCGTTGTAGAGGGCTTCGAGGGCGCTAAGAAACTCGGGTGATAACGGCTCGAGTGTTGCCGCAGCGGCGTTTCCTCGGGCTTGCTCGCTATTGCGGGCACCGGGAATAACCGTGGTAACGCCAGGCTGGTCAAGGATCCATCGCAGAGCGACCTGGGCCGGTGTGGCATCCGCTGGGGCAAATGTGCGGCAAAGTTCAACGAAGGTCTGTGATGCCTGAACCCCGATGTCGAAGGGAACCCCTGAGAAGGTTTCGCCAACATCGAAAGCAGAGCCGTCACGGTTGTATGTGCGATGGTCCGTTGGAGCAAAGGTTGTCTTCTCGGTGTAACGACCGGACAGAAGACCCGATGCGAGGGGAACACGTGCGATGATCGCCGTCTGTGTCTCCTGAGCCCGCGACAGGACGCGTTCGAGAGGTTTGCGACGCATGATATTGAGAATGATCTGCACGGATGCACATCCGGGTCGCGTCATTGCTGAGAGCGCCTGATCGCAGGTCTCAACGCTGACGCCATAGGCGCGGATCCGCCCCTCATCAACCATTGCGTCAAGCCAATCCCATGTTTCGTTGGCATCAATGACATCGCTGGGTGGGCAGTGCAGCTGGACCAGATCGAGAGTGTCAACTCCAAGGTTTGTACGTGAACGGTCATTCCACGCGAGGAAGTTGTCACGAGTGTAGTTTTCGGCCTGCTGGGGGACTCGGCGTCCCATCTTGGTGGCGACGGTAAGTTCCGCGCCTGGATGAGAGGCAAGGAACTGGCCGACGAATTGTTCGGAGTGCCCATCCCCGTAGACATCGGCAGTGTCAATGAATGTCACGCCCGATTCAATGGCAGCCTCAAGTGTCTGAGCGGCGTCAGTCGGGTCGACCTCACCCCAATCGGCCCCAAGTTGCCAGGTTCCGATGCCGATGCCGGAGACTTCACGTTCAAGGGCTGCAAACAGTCGCGACTCCATGTATTTCTCCTCGTTGAGTGCGGTTGTGAACGCTCTCATTATCTCATGGGTGACCTGCTGGGGCCTTCCGTGTGCCTCGGCGATAGTGTCTCCTAGGAACGGACAGCATGCCAGCCTCGGAGGTGTTTTTAGGGTGAGTGCGCCCAAAGACGCCCCCAGGACAAGAACAGCATGCCGCCTCGTCCTTGTTCATGAAGCGGGCTTCGCGAGGAACCTGAACGTGCGATTTCAGTGGAGGGAGTTCTTCAAAGAACCCAAAGGCATGAGCCTAAGCGGAAGTGTCAGTGGCCGACGAAACCTCCGTAGAGGACGAAGGATCGCCTGATTCTCCGGCTTCCTGTTCGGCAATCTGCTCCATTCCAGACTTGGTGGAGAGCTCAGAATGAGCAAAGAGCAGGCCGACAACTGCGGTGGCAATGAAGAGAGGAACCATCAACGTAAACAGAGGAAGAAGTGCTTCGTTATATGCCAGGCCAATGGCATTTCCGATGACCTCCGGGAGGTCGCGAACCGCTGCGGGGGTCAGATTGGACGCACCGGAACCAAGTGTAGATTCCATCGACTGTAGGGCAGACAGCGTTGCCGGGTCGTCAGATGCTGCGAGCTTCTTGACGTTCTCGGCGAGGTGAGTCTGAAGTCCAGAGGCGAAGGCCGTGCCAATGAGGGATGCACCCAGCGAAACGGAGATTTCACGGAAGAAATTATTCCCCGAGGTGGCCGTTCCCATATGTTTGTGGGGAACGTCGTTCTGAACCAGTGTGACAAGTAGCTGGAAGTACAAGCCGATACCTGATCCCATGACAAGGACCAGCAGAGAAATCACCCAGATGGGAGTGGTGATGGTCAGCTGAGAGAAGCCGAATGCTGAGGTGGCAGCAATGATCGGGCCAAGAACCGGGTAGATGCGGTAGTGCCCTGACCGGCTCATGAGTAGACCAGACAGCAAACCTCCGCTGATCATCCCGATGGTCATCGGGACCATGAGGAGACCGGAATTCGTTGCGGAAAGGCCGTAAGCCATTTGCAGGTAGGTCGGCAGATATAAAGTCACACCCATCATCGCCCCCATCGTCAGCATTCCCGACAGCGTGGAAACAATAAAGGTCCGATTTGCGAGGACGGAGAAGGGCAGGATCGGCTCTGAGGCGCGCGTCTCCCAGAAACCGAAGACCAACCATGAGATGACGCCACCGGATATGAGTCCAATGATGAGGGGACTGTTCCACTCGTACTCGCCGCCGCCCCAGGTTGCCGCCAGGACGATCGCCACGGCACCGAGGTTGAGCAATATGAGACCCAGCCAGTCGATCTTTGCGGTGAGTTTGTGCTTGGGGAGTTTGAGTGTGGCCCAAACTGCGGCCAGGGCGATCAGTCCCAGAGGAATGTTGATCCAGAATGTCCAGCGCCATGACACAGAGTCGGTGAGCCATCCTCCGATGATGGGGCCGAGGACGGACGCTACGCCAAACATTGCGCCAATTGGTGCGGTGTAGGCGCCACGTACGCGTGGAGGAATGAGGTCTCCCATGATTGCCTGCGAGGAGATCATGAGGCCACCGCCGCCGAGCCCCTGAATAGCCCGGAATCCGATGAGCTGAAACATTGATGTGGAGAATCCAGCAAGCGTTGATCCCAGAAGGAAAAGGATGATGGCAACGATGAAGAGGTTCTTTCGTCCGATGAGGTCACCGAATTTGCCGTAGACCGGCATGGCAATGGTGATTGCCAACGTGTATGCGGTGACGATCCATGCCATGTGCGCAGCCCCGCCGAGTTCTCCCACCATTGTTGGCAGTGCGGTTCCCACGATCGTCTGGTCCATTGCTGAGAGGAACATGACGAGGAGGAGAGAGGCGTAGATGGCCCAGAAGGTTCGGTCGGGATGGAATGGGTGCGTGGATTCGTCACCGCGCGTGGATTCGTTACCGCGTGTGGCCGGGGAGTCTGCTGAAGGGGAGTGAGTGTTCGTCATTGTCATCGCGTGAGTCTTTTCTTGACATCTGGATATGAAGCGTGAGGCAGGGGAGCGGGATCATGACTCCCGGTTGGGTGGGTCAGTGAAATCCCAACGAAAGGCATCGAGGACGCTGTGAAGAGAGTCAACGAAACATCTCTTTTCGTCAGGTCCATCGGGGATGTTCATCCAGTGTGCGAGCGTGCATTTTTCAATCGCCTGGGTGACCTGCGCGGCGATAAGAACGCTCGGGTGGTGTGGATCCAACGCGTAGCGTGTGGAGTATGCGGTATGGAGCTGTCCGAGGTTGTCATGCACAGCGCGGCTGAGGAGTTCACGGACCTCGGGATTGTCGCGCATGAGTTTCTTAAAGTTGCGGAATGCTTCTGATTTCTTCGTGAACTCTGTTGATCGTCGCTCAAAGAATTCGCCAATGCTCTCGATGAGCGGCTGCGTGTTGTCTGTGAGGATCGACAGGTCTTCTGGGGAGTAGGGAGTGGGAAGGAACCCGAGCATATCCGCCTTGGAAGGAAAGTAGTTGAAAATTGTTCGCCGGGAGACCTGTGCGCGTTCAGCGATGTCATCGATAGTGACAGCGGAGTATCCGCGTTCGATGAAAAGTTCGGTTGCCGACTGTTGGATCGCCTCTTGTCGGCGTTCTTTCATGGGGCGACGCGCCCCGTGTGGTGTTCTTTCCTGATCCTGCACGAAGAAAGAGGCTACACCGGGTGCAAAAATGCATCCAGTGCATACGTGGTGGGATCCCTCACGGGGCGTGATCGCCGCATCCTCGTAGACGATGGAGCTTGAGTGAACTGATTCGATAAAACGTCTGTGTAGTGGCATGGTGTTTGAGTGACTGAGAAACACGAGGATGACAACACCGAGCCCGCGAGAGCACGCGAGATCCCACCCGAAGGAATGAGATCGCACACGCCCCACCCACTCCGCGAGGCAGTACGCCCTCACCTTGCCCCCGTCTTTTCAACTGTCACTGCCCTCATCGCGGTGATCACCGTGTCACCTTCGATGCGTGCGGGCGCAACGACAATTGGTCCACTTCTCAACATTATTCGTCAACATTTCGGGCAGGGAGCCATTGCCACGGGAATCCTCACGTCACTTCCGTGCGTCGTTTTCGCCGCCCTCGGTCTAAGCGCCGTGCCATTGGCTCGTCGGTGGGGACTAACAGGAGTTGTCGCCGTCGGGATGACCGTCTCGACTATCGGGCTCGCATTGCGTCCCTTTGCTCCAAACTTCCTGACTTTCGTCCTTCTTTCGGTCCTTGCGCTGGCAGGACCGGCTATCGGAAATGTCACCCTCCCGGCGTGGATCAAGTTCCATGAACCCGGGCGCGCCGTCATGCTGATCACCATCTTCGGTAGCGCCATGCCGCTGGGAGGTGCCATCGGCTCCGCCGTTGCGCTCCCCCTGGCAGGAGCTGACGGTGAACACTGGCAATTCTCCCTCGCTGTCTGGGCGATTGTTGCTGCTGTTGGGGCGTTGCTGTGGTTGGGGCTTCGCAGGCGTTCAGGTGTTGATTTCCCGCTGGCGGATTCCGTCGCCCCAGGCTCCCGGGGCGCCAACCAGTCAACCGCTTCGACAAGGAGAGCACCCGAGAGACAAAGCCTTCCACTTAAAGGTGAGGGGAAAGCGGCCTCGTCCTCGTCCCCGAATCTGTCTATTCGCCAACTCATCGCATCCCCGACCGCGCTGACCCTGATGGTGATGTTCGGTTTACAATCGATGAATGCCTACATTCAGTTCGGCCAGATGCCAACGATGCTGACGATCCTGGGGATCCCCGGAGTCGAGGCCGGAGCGATGATCGCATCGATTAATGTGTGGGCAATCGTTGGCGGACTCGTCATGCCGATCATCATTGAAAAAACACGTCATCTCCAACTCATCGCCGTTGGATTCGGTGTCATTGTTGCGCTGGGGTACCTCGGTCTCATCGTCCACCCGCAGGCCGCGTGGATATGGATTTCCATGATGGGATTCGGTGGCTTCACCTTCCCGCTGGGCATCGCACTCATCCCCGCGCGATCGCGGGAACCGCACGTGACAACGCAACTGTCAGGAATGGTCCAGGGCGGCGCATACATTATCGCCGCGATCGGACCGATCCTCGTGGGAATCCTTCTCGAATCTGGGGTTTCGACGGTTTCTGTTCTGTGGGTCCTCGTTGTGTCTGCCCTCCTCATGGGAGCATTCGGATGGCGAGCATCCGCATCCACCTACGTCGACGACGAAATCAGCCGATAATGACCTCATGGACGCAACACTTGATTCCCTCGCCGAACGCATCGGAAATGGACGCATCATTGCGGTGACGGGCGCCGGAATGTCCACCGCCTCGGGGCTGCCCGACTATCGAGGCACCGGGTCAACACAGATCCCACCCGTTGACTATGACATGATCGTTTCCGATCCGGTGTGGCAGAAATGGCTGTGGTACTGCTCGGAACTCACCTGGAAGGCCATGCTCAACATCCGGCCCAACGCGGCGCACCTGGCGCTGGCGCATCTCGAAGCCTCCGGGATACTCATTGGAGTTGCGACCCAAAACATTGACGGACTGGACCGCCTTGCGGGAATCAAGAACCTGTGGGAGCTGCACGGGAACTACCGCTTCGTGGACTGCCTTGGCTGCCAGGAGAGATACTCGCGTGAGGATGTTTCTCAGCGGCTCACGGAACTCAATCCACAGCTTGAACCGGACTTGAATCCAGACAACATCGCCATCGTCCCCGTATCGGATCGCGAAGCTGCCGAATCGTGCGACTTCCGTCAGGCAATGTGCCCCCGATGCGGTGGGATCCTCAAGCCTGCGATCGTCATGTTCGGCGAATCGCTGCCCTATGAGGAACTCAGTGGGGCCTGTCAAGCTGCCCAGACGGCAGATGTCATCCTCATCGCAGGGACATCACTTGCTGTCAACACCCCGATGTCGGTGGTCTCCCAGGCGCTGGCCAACGACGCCCTTGTTGTTGTTATTAATCAGGGGCCGACGGCTATTGACAGGTACGCCGACGTACGTCTCGACGCGAGAGTTGAGGAGGCTCTTCCTCTCTTAGCACACAAACTGACATAGCGTGCGTGCCTGAGCTGGTCCGTTACAGTAGAACGCACGAACGAAAGGGACGCGCAATGGGAAATCGTTTTGATACGCAGGACAAACTCATTGCCGCAACCCGACGCATCATCATCAACGAGGGACTCGAAGCGACATCTCTTGAACACATCTGCAAGGTCGCGGGTTTTACACGAGGCGCGTTCTACTCGAATTTTTCCTCCAAAGACTCCCTCCTCGCCGCCCTCGCCGAGGATGAATACTCCGATCTCATCGACAGACTGCACAGCACCGTTGATCGCTGGGCACAACGCCCAGCCCTGGGAGATGGTGAAACTCCGGTACTTGACAGTCTCCTCATTGAAGCGCTGGACGCTATCGGTATTGACGAGGCCCTGTACATCCTCAACTCCGAGCTGATTATGCGGTCAATTCGCGACCCTGAATGGGGGGTGCGGCTTTTCGACATTAACTCACAATTCGTTGATGAACTCGGCCGACTCCTTGAGTGGATCCTCACGGCCTCGGGCCGTGAACTGACGCGCCCTTTGCGTCCAATGACCCACGCGATCATTGGGATCGCCATGCGCGCAGCGGGGGTTGCGTCGTGGCGGCTGAGCGTGCCACCGATACGTGACCTCAGTTCCCCCACTCTCACAGGCACGCAAGAAATCCACCCCGGGGAACTGTCTGGTGGCAGGGTTGTCATGAACGAGGACGAGGCAGGCGTGGACTCATGCGACAAGGCGGCCCGCCCTCGACCTTCCGTGCGTGACTCGGCGGGCGCAGAAATCATTGATGTCATTCTCGTGGTGATGTACGCATCGTCGCGTCCTAGAGAATAGCTGCCACCAATTCTCCTCGTTCTCGATGAAAATAACACGGATGTTATTCCGATATTTTGGCGGAATATAGCCGAATATACAGCGCTGTATTTTCCTGATGCGTCGACTTCAGCAACAGTGGGCATCAATGAAAAGCACGCTCATTCACCGATTCGACTGCGTTGATTCAACGCTCCGGGTGCTCGCTGACACTTACGTGGATGCCGAGCACCTGACAACAGTCATCGCCGACCATCAAACTGAGGGTCGGGGACGGACCGGTCGCGCGTGGAACGAACTCCCAGGCAACTCCCTGCTGACCGCCACGCTCCTGAGAGTCGATGACACCACCGTCACGTGGGTGACGGTGCTAGCGGGTCTTGCGATGTGTCACGCGTTGCGAAACCTCGGCTTCGTCACCTCACTGAAATGGCCCAATGACGTGATATATCGCCATCGCAAGGTCGCGGGCATCCTCAGTGAACACCTCGGCATCGACCGGTCACTTCGACACGTCATCGCAGTTGGAGCAGGTGTCAACCTCGGTGTTGTTCCTCAAGAGGCGGGGCCCCACGCAATCGGCTTAGGGATCACCGAGGATCAGCGCCCAGCGATGCGCGAGGCCCTGCTCGACGGTTTTCTTGGCCGCCTCGATGAACTCCTTGAATATCACAGCCCTCACCGGTGGCGTGAACTCTACATGGACGCACTCGGTCATCTGGGGATGACATCGACCGTGCACCTTGCCGACGGCTCGCAGATCACCGTGACGGCCCGCGGAGTTGATGATTCCGCTGCCCTTATCGGCATGACGCCCCAGGGCCGGCGAATCCGCGTGAGCGTTGGCGACGTTGACCTCCCCGATAGCGGGCCACGAAACCTTCGGGGTGAGCACGCCGCCTCGTCCTCGTCAATAGAACACCCACACCGTCACTTGCATGAGACGAGCAGGAGAATAACGGATGAACACACGACGCGATGACCTGCCCACACACCACACCCAGGGCCGCCCTATCCGGACGATCCTCGTGGCGAACCGCGGTGAGGTTGCTGTCCGAGTGATCCGCACCGCTCACGACATGGGCATCCGGGCCGTTGTGGCCTATTCAGACCAGGACATTGATTCGCTGGCCTGCGAACTTGCCGATGAAGCTCTGGCGTTGGGAGGCCGCAGCCTGGCCGAGACGTACCTCAACACCGACGCACTCATTGACGTCGCACGCCGCGCGGGAGCTGACGCGATCCACCCCGGCTACGGGTTCCTCTCAGAAAACGCCGACTTCGCTCAGGCGGTTGAGGACGCGGGAATCACGTGGCTGGGACCCTCAGCTGAGGTTATTCGGGCCCTCGGGGACAAAATTTCCGCACGCGATATTGCGGTGCGCACCGGGGTGCCAATTATTCCTGGAACGCGGATTGATGGCACCGTCAACGTGGCAGAAAGAATCGACTCGTTCCCGGTCCTCATCAAGAGAGCGGATTCAGGAGGGGGTCGGGGAATCACGCGCATTGACTCCGCCGAAGACCTCAACCGATTCCTCGCCGAACATGCGGATCCTTCAGAGCTTGACGGATGTTTCATCGAAAAGCTCGTGACGAATGCACGTCATGTTGAAACACAGTGCCTGCGGGATGCTCACGGGAATTTCCACGTTGTCTCCACGCGGGACTGTTCCGTGCAGCGACGCAACCAGAAAATCATCGAGGAAGCGCCGGCGCCCTTCCTTTGTGCGGATGTCGAGGAACGACTGCGTGAGTATTCGCGGGCGCTCTTCGAGGCCACCGACTATCGGGGCGTGGGGACCTGCGAATTCCTTGTCGACAATAACGACGTGTACTTCTTGGAAGTCAATCCTCGTCTTCAAGTTGAACACACCGTGTCGGAAGAAATCACGGGCATCGACCTGGTGGGCGAACAGATCCGCATCGCCTGTGGCGACGTGGTCGGGGAAATTCCCTCCACCAGGGGACACAGCATCGAAGTGCGCGTGACATCTGAAAACCCGGCGGATAATCTCATGCCGTCCACCGGGACGATCACGTCGATTTCGTGGCCAGGTGGCCCCGGTGTTCGTATCGACGGGTTCATTCGGCCTGGAGATGCAATCGGCACGGACTATGACTCACTCATTGCCAAGCTCATCGTCACCGCGCCAACCCGTGAGCAGGCACTTGCCCGGCTGCGCCGCGCACTGAGCGAATTTCACGTCTCTGGTGTTGCAACGTGCCGTGCACTCATCGACACGATCCTCGCTGACCCTGCCTTCGCAGGTGACGAGGACGATTTCGCGGTCCACACGGCATGGTGTGAAACATCCGGACTGCTTGACCGCATGAAACCCCAGCACATCCAAGCAGCAGACGCTGAGCCAATGCTGGACGCTGAGCTGACGTCCGTCCCCGTTGAAATTGACGGACGACGCGTGTCCCTGAGGTTGCCGCTTCGAGCCCTGTCTGCGATTGCCGAGGTTGGGCGCTCTTCAACGCCGAGCGTGGCGGGCTCAGGTGACACTCCCGTGCGCGCCCGCCCGCAGGTTCTGCGCGGACGAGGCCGCGCCGGGTTCACCGGATCCGCAAGCACTCTCGGAGCTGCCCCCCACGGCCCCAATGTCCATGCGCCCATCCAGGGAACTGTCGTCAAAGTCGTTGCCTCACAAGGAGACATCGTCACCGAAGGGGACCTCATTGTCGTGTTGGAATCAATGAAGATGGAGAAACCCGTCCACGCAACCGTTTCGGGACGTGTGGGAACACTGCGGGTCTCTCCCGGTGATTCGGTCAAGGCCGGTGACGAACTGGCCGTCATCATCGAGGAGGAACAATGAGAGTGGATGCGACAACGCGTGCCGTGCGCCAAAACTCCCTCGACGCGGACGCCGCCGTGGAAACCCCACACGAGGGAATCTCACGGGAAAACTTCGCCACCATCAACCGTCACATGGTTGAGGCAGCCGAAGCGAAGGCACGGGCCCACCAGCACGCTCGTGGACGCCTGACGGCTCGTGAACGACTGATTGAACTTCTTGACGAAGCAACATTTGTTGAACTCAACCGCTTCGCCGGAGGAGACATCGAGCACGGCGCAATGGGTTCGGCGGTCATTACGGGGATCGGTCAGATCAACGGACGCCGCGTCGCCGTGTACGCCCAGGATTTTTCCATCCAGGGCGGCACACTTGGCCAAGTTGAAGGAGACAAAATTCTTCAGCTTATGGACCGTGCGCTTCAACTTCGCATTCCCATTGTTGCGCTCCTCGATTCGGGAGGGGCACGCATCCAAGAAGGAGTGACCGCACTCGCCCAATACGGTCGAATCTTCAAGAAAACAACGGAATGTTCCGGGGTTGTTCCCCAAATTTCCGTAATTCTCGGGCCGTGCGCCGGGGGAGCGGTTTACGGCCCCGCCCTGACAGATTTCATCATCATGACCAGGCACTCCTCGTACATGTTCGTCACAGGGCCATCCGTTGTCCAGGCCGCAACAGGAGAGAACATTTCCTCCGAAGAACTCGGCGGCGGCGATGTTCACAACACAATCTCAGGGGTTGCGCATTTCCTTGCCGAGGACGAGGCCGAAGCCTTGGACTACGCGCGGACGTTACTGTCATACCTGCCCTCGCACTGCGGGGAACACCCTCCGGTATTCGCCTACGACCCCCTGACATCCGAACCCGCGAATGCGCACCGGGTTTCTGACTTGGTTCCCGAATCCCCTAAGCAGGCCTACGACATGCGAACTGTCATTGAGGCGCTCGCGGATCATGAAGAATTCCTTGAAGTGCAGCCGCTCTTTGCCCCGTCAATCCTCATTGGATTCGCTTCCTTTGAGGGCAGGCCTGCCGGGGTCGTTGCCTCGCAACCTCTTGAGGACGCGGGAACCCTCGACGTTGACGCCTCGGAGAAAGCGGCACGTTTCGTGCAATTTTGTGATGCCTTCGGTATCCCTATCGTCACTCTCGTTGACGTTCCCGGATACCGACCGGGTTCTGAGCAGGAACGTGCAGGAATTATCCGACGCGGCGCGAAACTCATCACCGCGTATGCGACCGCAACCGTGCCGATGGTGACGATCATCCTTCGCAAAGCCTTCGGCGGGGCCTACATCGTCATGGGCTCGAAATCCTTGGGAGCTGACGTGAATTTCTCCTGGCCGTCCGCGCAGATCGCCGTCATGGGGTCCGAGGGCGCGGTCGATATTGTCTTCCGTAAGCAATTGGCCGCCGCCGGTGAGCAAGGCAGAGATGTTGCCCAGCAGAGAGCCCACTATCAAAAGATGTACGACCGGCAGGCAGTTAACCCGAATCTTTCCCTGCGCAACGGCCAACTCGATGGACTGATTGAACCGTCACGTACACG from Schaalia sp. ZJ405 includes the following:
- a CDS encoding acyl-CoA carboxylase subunit beta, which encodes METPHEGISRENFATINRHMVEAAEAKARAHQHARGRLTARERLIELLDEATFVELNRFAGGDIEHGAMGSAVITGIGQINGRRVAVYAQDFSIQGGTLGQVEGDKILQLMDRALQLRIPIVALLDSGGARIQEGVTALAQYGRIFKKTTECSGVVPQISVILGPCAGGAVYGPALTDFIIMTRHSSYMFVTGPSVVQAATGENISSEELGGGDVHNTISGVAHFLAEDEAEALDYARTLLSYLPSHCGEHPPVFAYDPLTSEPANAHRVSDLVPESPKQAYDMRTVIEALADHEEFLEVQPLFAPSILIGFASFEGRPAGVVASQPLEDAGTLDVDASEKAARFVQFCDAFGIPIVTLVDVPGYRPGSEQERAGIIRRGAKLITAYATATVPMVTIILRKAFGGAYIVMGSKSLGADVNFSWPSAQIAVMGSEGAVDIVFRKQLAAAGEQGRDVAQQRAHYQKMYDRQAVNPNLSLRNGQLDGLIEPSRTREAICRSLVTLESKDRTVTSPRVHDNAPM